The genomic segment GTCACTTACACACTTCAGCGCCTTCTTTATAAAGAAGGGTGATGACTTCAAACGGAGTGGTGTTACACAGATTTGTAGATATTGTGAACCTGGCTGTACTACTCTGAAAATATGTGACTACATGGGGCATGTGGGTAGCTTAACAaagcctgactcttggtttcggctcaggtcacgatctcacggtgtgtgggttcgagcccccagtccgactctgtgctgacagccgggagcctgcttgggattctctctctgcctctctatctgcacccccccccaccaccacccccccccccccccgctcccatACACgctatctcttctctctctctctcaataaataaacttagacaAAAATATGTGACTACAAAGATGACCAGTGAGCCTTGAGCTTCTCTTCAGTTAGTGATTCCTTGTGGGATCTCTCAAAGTTTGCACTTGACCCCTTCTCTGCCCGAGCGCCCGGAGTGAAGCACGGGGCACGGACCCCTGCGGTCAGAGCCTCCCAGCTGAAGGGGGCGCTGCCCTGCTTCCTGTGTTCCCGCCCCTCTTCTCGTGGAAGCTGTCTCCCCGCCAGGCAGTCCGGACTGTACGAGCTCCTTGTCAATCCTCTTTCCCGAAAATGCCACACTGGACTCAATGACTTTGCTTCTACCGGTTCTAACCAGCCTTTTGATATTGAACACGGACCAGATGTGACCCTAGAAACTGCACGAGGAGGGTGACACCAGCTGCGGCTTTTGCAACTGTTCAATCAGCTGCAAAGAATCCAAACTTTTAGGTCTTCCGTTCCACCCTCAGGCCTATCGCTATCAAAGCCACGCCCCATGAGCCAGTGCCCCGAAGGATGCCTTTTTGGTCAGCGTTTTCCACTGTATCTTTTCCTAGTGCGGCCGTTGCAGCCACTGTGGCAGCTTTCAGTTCTGCTTCTCAGAATCACCGTATTTTAGAATTGGAAAGGACCTTGGTGGTCTTTGAATTGGCTTCTATCCGATGCATCAGTTTACTATCAGTACAACGGTGCAAGTTGTGTACTGTAAAATAGCAACATACCGAAACACAACGTAGACACTTCAGATTTGTATACTTATAACATTTTACCAACAGATGACAGGgaaaagtcttttttaattttaattttttttttttttttacttaaaaatgtttattttgagagagagtgggtgaggtggggggaaggcagagacggagaaggagagagaatcccaagcagggcctgCACTGTTAGCGCCGGGCCGGACGTGGGGCGGGATGCGGATgtttggctgagccacccaggcacccctggcaaaGTCTTACTATGGGAGTCGGTGTACTTGTATGGTAATCTTTCAGCATAGAAATAAAGCGTCCTGAGGAAGCGATACTTTAATTTATCCCAAGGTACCACTGGGGCTAGCCCCCTGCTCACTTTTCTCACTTCTCCAAGAACAACCAGGGAAAGAATAAACTTTCAATATGCTGCAAGCCAACCAATTCTGTTTTCAGCTCTGACTGTAGAACATTCACAGGGACCAAATCTACGTGTCTAAGCCACCTACACGTTTATCTTAAAAGCCTCAGGTCTGGCCCCTCACAACTGCAGAGTTGTGAGTAATCTGCAGAGTAGAGATTACTCAAGCCCctggttttacagatgaggcccATCAGACTTAGCAAAAGTAAGGGGCTTATGTGACAAAGGTCTTGCATCATGTCCACGGCAGATTCAGGGTGAGAACACGAATCTTGTGCTCCATCTCATGTTCCTTCTGTTCTAAACCCCAGCCCATTCTGCCCCCTTTCCTGTGGATCAATAATCCATCAAATATCAGGGAAAGATACCAAGTCCAACAAATTCCTTCTCTGTGCTAAACTTGTCTCATCGGGCCTgtcccaggtgtccctgtgtttAAATCCGAAGtcagggagaagaagaggaaatactGGTATCGTCCTGGTGCTGCTTTTATTAGGACAAGAGGGCCGACAAGACTCTTCCATGGGAATTCCCTGATAAGCCGAGCGCACACGGGTCATTTGTTCGCCTGTGTGAGCGCACACTCATGTGCAACTTgttctatttgaaaaaaatttttttagtgtttatttttgagacagagacagagcacgagcgggggagggacagagagagagggagacatagaatctgaagcaggttccagactctgagctgtcagcgcagagcccgacgcggggctcaaacccacagaccacgagatcatgcatgacctgggccgaagtcggacgcttaaccaagtgagccacccaggtgccccatgtgcaGCTTATTCTAAACGGTAGGATTTCACATCCGTGAACACAACATACATGTTTCACATTGTTGACAGCACTCCTACaaaatattgattttgtattttgcgTCACACACCGTAGCAAACTTTATCTGCATTCCTTGCTATTTAGACTCGGCCGCGAAATGTGATCTTGTAGAAACAAATCATCATTGCACGTGGCTTTCTTCAGACCTACCCGGTACTTGTTTCTTTTAGGCAGAAATAGAGTGTCAAGTTGACTGACCAaggacaatatttttctttaatgtgctAACTCCTCCTGAAGCAACGACAAGGGCCCCAAGAAGGGTTTGCTCTTCTGTGACGTCAGCCAAGCACCTGAGCCTTCTTCGCTGGCGGTAGTTCCTTCTGTGACCTCTCTGTGCTCTGCCCCACAGTTCCCGCTACAGTGGTTCGGAGTCCCCGCGATCCTGAAAGGCTGGTTCGAACGAGTGCTCATAGGGGGGTTCGCGTACACGTATGCTGCCATGTATGACAATGGACCTTTCCGGGTAGGTGgatggttctgtttctctaacAGCTGGATCCGGGCTGCCTTCTGTCCTGAGGCAGAGTTCTGAACACAATTGGGTACTAAGGTCAGCTCCTGGGACAGCTGGATAATAGTGCGTgcagatatttaattttttaaaaatatttatttttgagaggacaagagcgtgagcaggggaggggcagagagagagggagacacagaatccgaagcaggctccaggctctgagctgtgagcacagagcccgacgtggggctcgaacccacgaaccacgagatcacaacctgagaccaagtcggacactcaacccactgagccacccaggcgcctctgtgtGAAGATATTTAGACAGGACTTTAGGATTTGTTTTAACATACCCCAGGAACACAAGGGGCGGGGAGATTAGACAAAACTAGAATGGCAAGATGCTGAGCGTTGAGGCTGGGTGGTGGAGGCCTCATGAGActattttctgtatgtatgtagACACCCAAATACTACACTGGACACATTTTGAGGTCTCCTGGATTACATGCCTGGATATAGGCAGAGCGCCATGGGGAGACGGACACAACAAATAACTCCATGTAGGCACCAGCAGTCGACACCGGTTTCGTATCAGCCTTCACCTGCTTGGCCACACCCCGGAGTAATGTGGACTCCGGGGCTGGCCCTCGAGTGTTGACTTCTGGAGTCATACTGCGTGGCTCACAGGAGCCGGTGTGGGAGGAAGGAACAGAAATAGCAGGTGGCTGGACTTGTGTGTCGAAAAGAACACAAGAACAGCCCTGGGGCCGTTTCGTGAACCTCCCGTCATGAAGGAGACGTGGAGTGTGATGACTTTTCCTTCGCAGAATAAGAAGACCGTGCTTTCCATCACCACTGGTGGCAGCGGCTCCATGTACTCTCTGCAGGGTATCCACGGAGACATGAATATCATCCTCTGGCCAATTCAGGTTACTTTGTTTCAGTGAACCTTCCCCGGGGATTAATTAATTGAGCTTTCAGTGGGGTCCAGATTCTCAAGATGGCAGCTGAAAACAGACCCGAGGTGTGAGGACAGAAGCAACGTAATAATTCAGAACTCCAGGGAGCTCCCTTCTAAGCCTTACTAGTCTTTCCGGGCCCCTGTACTCAAGAGTAACCTGGGTGTGCACGCGTCCAAACAGCTCTGTCTCCTAACCAAAGGCTAGTGCAGGTAACCCCTAGATTTGTATAGCCATGGGCCCCCACTCCAGACAACTGATCGCTGTCTCCAGTCTTCCTGGCCTTCTCCAGGTTGCCGCTATGGCCTCACCACCTATgagaaaatttcagaaatgatTTAGCCCAGCCAGCAAGAGTGGAGTCTGAGGGAGGCTTCTGGGTGGTCGGTCACTGGACCATGAAGATGATCTCTTATACAGAAGAGGGTTGGAGAGAAGAGCAAATGCGGTGGCCACCTAGAACGGCGGAGAATAAATTCTACAGATCACTTATTGAGGCTCATCTAGTTAGAAGGAGAGGCGGAGAAAGGCGCATCCACATACCTTGGCAGGAGTCCTCTGCCAAGAAGCCGAAACTCCCTTATGTGAAAGAAGTTCCGGCTCTTTGGCAGAGGATCCCAGGCTGGCACGGTTTCAagattttgttcatttaaacAACAGCTCAGCTGAATAGGCTAAAATAGGTAACAGCTAGGAATAGAGTGCTAGAAGGTGAGAGAAAATAGCTATGAATTGATTCTCCGGGGAGCCTCGGGCCCCCACGTCGGAGCGTCTTGTTGGAAAGCCTACATTACTTCTGTTTGTGGTACAAGCTGTATAGGGTTTGTTCTGTGACTCACCTCTGTTCTCCGTGTATCCCCAGAGCGGCACTCTGCATTTCTGTGGCTTCCAAGTCCTGGAACCTCAGCTGACATACAGCATTGGGCGCACTCCTACGGACGCGCGAATTCAGATCCTGGACGGATGGAAGAAACGCCTGGAAAATATCTGGGATGAGACGCCACTGTATTTTGCTCCAAGTAGCCTCTTTGACTTAAACTTCCAGGCAGGGTTCTTAATGAAAAAGGAAGTGCAGGATGAGCAGAAAAACGAAAAATTTGGCCTCTCTGTGGGCCATCATTTGGGCAAGTCCATCCCGACTGACAACCAGATCAAAGCCAGAAAATGAGACTCACAACACCAGATTCCTTTCAAAAATGTAACCAAATCTAGGTTTCTTTTTCATGCTTGCTTGACTAGCttcagtttttaagatttttgtgtgtttttctttctttccacaggGAATGAATAGGAGGCCGAATTGACTGTATTCATACATTTTTGGATAGTTTTATTCAATGTAACTGATTCTTCTGATTGCTATCATGGCCAAACCTGATTAGTCTCAAGAGGCCACTGAGGATACAAAGcagggaaagatggagaaagatgCGAGGCAATATTCTTTAAGGTCCTCTACACAACTGAATTCCTCTTTTTAGGGATCCATTTTTAGGGCTAAATCTGGCTGGAGAGTATCCAACTCCTCAgtgatacatttttcttttaattgcccTCTCTGTGGTTTATGACAAAAGGGAATTAATTGCTCTGAGAAAGAAATGACTGAATCTGACACAAGGGACTTGTTTAGTAGTTACTAATCTGTGCTTGTTTATGGCACAGGATGATACTGGTTTTGATTACTACGCAGTGACTAATATGCCTAATGTGTGTGTTACTCTTGCTCCGCCTGTTGTTCTTTATACACAGCACACACCGATACCTTCCGATGAAAAGACAGTAAAACTC from the Prionailurus viverrinus isolate Anna chromosome E2, UM_Priviv_1.0, whole genome shotgun sequence genome contains:
- the NQO1 gene encoding NAD(P)H dehydrogenase [quinone] 1; its protein translation is MKEAAVEALKRKGWEVTVSDLYAMNFNPVISRRDITGPLKDPENFQYPAESVLAYKEGRLSPDIVAEQKKLEAADLVIFQFPLQWFGVPAILKGWFERVLIGGFAYTYAAMYDNGPFRNKKTVLSITTGGSGSMYSLQGIHGDMNIILWPIQSGTLHFCGFQVLEPQLTYSIGRTPTDARIQILDGWKKRLENIWDETPLYFAPSSLFDLNFQAGFLMKKEVQDEQKNEKFGLSVGHHLGKSIPTDNQIKARK